The following is a genomic window from Patagioenas fasciata isolate bPatFas1 chromosome 1, bPatFas1.hap1, whole genome shotgun sequence.
AATTAGGCATTGAAGGACACTCTCCAGCTGCACATCACTCAGCTACAGCAAGCAACAGCCATTATCTAAAATAGCCACTAGAGGCCTTCATTTGCCAGGGGCTGTCAGGAGTGATGAAGACGGAGCCTCACTGCCCACCCAGGGCTGGTTCTGCGGCAGCTCTGGGTTCTCTGCTCACTCCCCCAGCAAAGCACAATTCTCCACTTGAAAATAAACCTCACAGGAGCTTCAGATGGACATGTCAAGTTGAGTCTTCCTCCGAtcatcctcaaaaaaaaaaaaaaaaaaaaaggggaaattaaTAAATAATCCAGTTGTGTGATTTGTTACAGGGGAAGCATGACAGGAGCCAGCAGACTGACGTcctgccttcccaccaacccCAGCCTCCTGCCTTCCAACGCCTCAGCGGGATCACAGCGCGGTTCCACTCAAAAACCGTGAAAATGAGAGGAagtccactgaaaaaaaaaacagtgagggTGATTTATTTCCAGCCCCTACGGCAGCTCAGGATTAAATGGATTTGCAGTGTTCTTTCTCTGCTGCAGTTTGGACACGAACTTGGTGTAAATGCGCTCAGGGTTTTATTTGCTGCTGTCCTTCCAGCCGCGAGGCTGGTATTCTCCTGCGAGCCGCCTGCTCTAAATATGGCCATGGCCAGTGTGTCAATAATCCCCCTCTTTAAGGGACCTGCAAACACTAGTGTTGGGACATTCTTGCTGTTCAGATGTCTAGCTGACGTCTGATACTTAAAACGGAGCATGCTTTCATCGCTCCATGCATTGTCGTAAGCCCCCGATGATTACTCTTAAAAGGGTGCCTCCGCTACACAGGGAAACAGCTGCTGACCAAACGAGACACCGCTTGCTTGCTTCAGCCTTCTTGAATGCCCAGTCACTTCAGGTTTGTACCAGCCTGACCAAGCGGGACCATGTCTACCTTTGGCTACCGAAGAGAGCTCAGTAAATATGAAGACATTGATGAAGATGAGCTCCTGGCTTCTCTCACTGAAGaggagctgaaggagctggagcgagAGCTGGAGGACATAGAGCCCGACCGAAACCTTCCGGTGGGACAACGGCAGAAGAGCCTGACAGAGAAAACACCGACAGGGACTTTCAGCCGGGAAGCGCTGATGGCCTATTGGGAGAGGGAGACCAAGAAACTCTTAGAAAAAGAGAGATTGGGTGCGTGCGACAAGGTAAGACGCTGAGGTATTCGCAGTTCCCTAGAAATATTTTGGCTTGTTCTTTCCTGGCATAATCTTGCTCcctgctttcattttctttcagtcttttgtAGCATTTGCAAGAACACTGTCAGCCATACTTTTGTGTCTGCTAAAGCACTTCCTGCTAGCTCAGGGAGGTTTTGGTCTCTCTCTGGAGGTACCTTAAAAGCTTAGTTGAGAACAGAAAACTATAAAAACTCTTGCTAGCGATTAAAATAGGAATGAATTTTAACAGGTACGTTAGAAATTATTGCCAGGTAGTGATGCAGACTTTGGGGTAActtttgattttgtttaaaaGCTAAAAAATCGACTTTTCctttgcttcaaaaaaaaaaaaaaaacacaacacagtaTTGAGTGCTGAGAAGCATGTCAGGAAGATAATTTTGAATACATGTTATGTCAGAAGTCAGGCAAGCGGCTGCCTGGCTTGGTGCTCGCTGGAAGGACGCTGCATTGCAGTGGGCAGCTGATGTTGCTTTGTTCCTGCTGAGGATCCCTGGCACAGCTTGGGAGTCTTCTGGAAACTGCTGTCAGAGGTGCactgtaaattatttaaaaagtgGCCCGGGGTAGAGTGATCAACCAAAACATTTATCTGtaatccaaaaaaaccccaaccgatAGTGCTTGTTACGCAATTTGTCCCCCCGAATAACAATTTTAATAAGAAAAGCTGTTCCCTGAACTGCAGATGAACAGGACAGCTGGGCAGGATGGAAGGGCTCAGTCCCCCCAGGTGATGAGTGCTCCCAGCCCAAGCTCACATACACATCGGCGTCCCCAGGGCCTTGCTAAAACAATTTGCGAGACTGAGCTCTATCAAAAAGCAACTTCTGTTTTCACATACATTGGCTCCATGTTATTTCAAGGCAAAGTGGGGACCTGGGGATGTGAGCAGCTTTTTGATTTTCAAGAACTGCTTCATACCAAGTTCTGGCTCTCCTTGAAAGGGCAAGTTTTCCCATGTTTAAgtggaaaataatgcaaaaaaggTAAAGACAGCAAAACTGGATTCAGAACTTCTAACCGCCTTGTTTCAGGAGCTTGAGTCATTTGCAAGGCAATAATTGCCATTTGTACATTGATTAAATACTCTCTTTAAGAAAATTCACCTGGGTTAAATTAGCCTGTACTAATAATATCCAGGATTTCTTGACACTGAAGTGTTCTCTCCTACTCGTGAATGGTGGTGTAATGTCTTTGCAGACAGGCGCACAGACCACTAGCTGTCATCAGACCATTAGTATCGGCTTGCAGACGTTGACTTCACTCCCTGTTTGTCAAGTCCTAGGGAGGCAATGGCAAGATTAATGTTTATTTCCAGCTGATCCTGGAACTCAAACCTGGACACTTCCAAAAACCCCTCTGAACAGGTCTGGTTGGTGTCTTATGTAAAGGCacggttctttttttctttttccatgtctATGCAGCATTAACAATGGGTACAGGCTAAAAATCAAAGTGCTAGAAAAAGCCTCTATAATTtttgatttgagaagaaacttcctaaATGCATGAAAATGCTGACACACTGATGTAGTCGGCACAAAGTCTCTCTCCACTGGAGGCAGTAAGAAAGCTCCTTATGAGTTTCTTGAATGCAATTTTCTTCTTGCCCTGAACTGTCTGAAAGTTAGACACCTTATCTAAGGTGTTTGTTTGTGCTCCTTCTATAGTTAGTGGTGAGAGATCAGCCTCTCCAGAAGGCAGACATCCTACCGATAGCCTTTTAGGGTGAATGACTTGCCCTCCAGAGATATTTACTTCTCTGCATTGACAATCTTAGTTCTAATTTTTCATCAAAAAACTACAAAGCAGTACTACAATGTATGTGACAGGAAACTGAATTCCCCTTTTAACCCCAGAAAAGCCACTCAAAATATAaaatcaagtattttttttttaattaacctaGTGTCATCAAGCATATTAGCAGTTCATTTAGAGACACCAACTTTTTCTTATCTGCAGCTCTGTTGAAGGCCGTAGTATGTATTCCTGGATAGGTAGAAGCATAACCATGATGGTGGGCTCCTGGATGCCTGGTGTTTTCAGCTTGTAAAagtctgcatatatatatacatatatgtaaccTACAGCTGTAAATCTTAGTCCCACAACAAAGCTAACTTAAACACAGCCCTGTTTCTGTATGTAGCACGGCATCTCTGAGGAGAAGGGCCTTCCCGCACATGATCCACAGGAGAAGCAATGGTGCTGGACCATGCAAGCCCTCCATGCgcaggacaatggggacagtccCCACAAGTCCTCTGTGTGCAGGGCGATGGGGACAGTCCCTGCAAGCCCTCCAAGCACTGAACAATCAGGAACGACAGGCTGGAACAGCTCGATGTCCTTTCTCATTGCAGTCCTGCTCCTGCAAACATTGCAATTACCATCTGTTTTGCGTGTGTCCCAAGACAGAAGTCTGCTTAAGATTGTGAAACAGTGCTGTGCAATCTGTCTTTACAATGATTTTAACTTTTCCCTGCATTTTTAGAGCCAAATAATTAAACAAACCTGAAACTGCACCGGTTTGCTAAAAATAGGCTGTCATGTTTGTAACACTTTCGTTTTCCAGAAGCACAAAACAGGACTGCTGTGTCTCTGCAGAGTGTACGTGCTTTGCAAAATACCTTCTAGTATTTTACAAAGACTAAAACATGAACGTTGCTAAAGTTGTGGATACAGAACAAGTATATTTAATCCAAGATTTTAGAAACATTTACAAATGTAAACAAAAAGGCATGCACTATGGCTTGTCCAGTAGACAAAACAGGACATGGGAGATCTTTTTGGGTTGTTCATAGCATGTGTGTTCAGTCATGGCCTATACAATGCAGCCTGGCTTCTGGAGTCCTccagatggagacagacttcCCTGAGGCACAGGCCTTTTGCTGTTCCTGCACAGAGAATTGTCCTCTGCCACCATAACTGCTGAGGGCACTGGGCAGAGCTTTGAGAAGCAAATCCAAATTTGCTATTTTGGGACCCATCAAACATACTAAAATTACCTTGGGGTTTAGAAAAACAGCCAGTTTACTCTGTAGGCAATAAGTTATAGCAAGTTACCGTATGGCAGCTATCTGTGACAGCTGTTGGTGAGCACAGTCCTAGCTCTTGGCAAACATTTGGAAACTATTGACATGATTACTTGTTACCTGTGGGAATGTGTCTGAATCTTTACTTCACAAAGAGCTTCCCAGTGCATACAGCCCATACAGTGCATCCAGAGTCTTCTCGACATTACTCCTGCAATTCTAGATTATTTTGCATGTCCATATGCATGTTTACATGTGCAAACACTATTTGTATTCTAAATTATGGCAGTCTTTAGCCTTTTTAGATGTACTAAATATGCAAGGGAGTTTGAACATTGACACAGACGTCTAATCCTTATGAAATCAAGAAACTTGCTGCTCACAGATCACGTCCATTCTGAAAGTACAGTCTTAGGTTTCTGCTGGCAAGGATCCAAATAACATCTCCTTGTGGAGATGCCAACACACAGAAAACATGAAGTATGTCCATGTTGCAATATCTTGTATCAAATTTTCTCATGGTAGAAATCATTGACATCAGTAAAGCTGTTGCAATTTATGCTAAGCATTTGTCTTCTAAGGAATATGAAAGAAATGCTGTTTAAAGAGTGTTAGGTGCTGAAACATTTTCTGTTCTAAGTTTCTCTGTTTCTGGTGATTTATTTTTAGCTTTCAATATTAATTTATATAGTTTCAAGATAATTGTTTTTGTGCGAAAAGGCAGTAGCTACATTACTGCAATCATGTTTAACACCCACACCTACATTCCTGTTCAGGACTCTGAGCAAGAAGATGACAATTCAGAAGACATTCAAGAAGAATATTTCACAGAAAGCAATAGTGAAGTGTCTGAGGAGGCGTGTActgaggaggatgatgatgaagaagtagaagaagaagaaaatgaggaggaagatgaagaagacagcgatgatgaagaggaggaaaaggaaaatgctgCAGCTGGTGAAAGATCTGAGGATGGCAGGAGTTCTGACCACATCAGACGCAAAAAGTGCAATGGTGCAAAGGACAATGAAAACTTACTCAATGGCCATGATGGAAAAGACGCTGATAATCTGAGCTTAAAAAGCAGTGCCATCCACCCTTGTGGAAATCCCACAGTTATTGAGGATGCTTTGGAAAAAGTTAGAAGTAATGACCCTGACACCACAGAGGTTAATTTGAACAACATTGAAAACATCACTTCACAGATGCTTATACATTTTGCTCAAGCCCTGAGGGACAACACGGTGGTTAAGTCATTCAGCTTGGCTAACACGCACGCTGATGACAATGTTGCAATAGCTATTGCTGGTATGCTAAAGGTAAATCAGCACATAACTAGTCTGAATATTGAGTCAAATTTTATCACAGGCAAAGGAGTGCTGGCCATCATGAGAGCTTTGCAGAACAACAAGGTTCTAACAGAACTGCGATTCCACAATCAAAGGCACATCATGGGCAGCCAGGTGGAAATGGACATAGTTAAACTGTTGAAAGAGAACACCACTCTCGTCAAGCTTGGCTACCACTTTGACCTTCCTGGCCCAAGAATAAGCATGACAAGTATCCTGACAAGAAATATGGATAAACAAAGACAAAAGCGCATGCAGGAGCAGCGACAACAAGATTCTGGTTGTGATGGAGCCACCAATCCAAAGACCAAAGTCTTGCAGAAAGGGACGCCTCGGTCCTCACCTTACGTGTCACCTAAGAACTCACCTTGGTCCTCTCCAAAGCTCCCTAAGAAAGCACCACCAGTGAAAAGTCAACCTCCAGCTCCTGCACCACCACCTCCGCCCCCACCcccacctcctccacctcctcccccagTTATTCCAGAGAAGAAGGCACCAACCAGGAATATAGCTGAAGTCATCAAACAGCAGGAAAGCTCAAAAAAAGCCTTACAGAatggacagaaaaagaaaaaaggcaaaaaaagcaaaaaacatgaGAACAGCATATTGAAAGAAATTAAAGATTCTCTCAAATCGGTCTCTGACAGAAAATCAGAGGAAGGTTCACGACCCTCCACCCGTCCCTCCACCCCACAAAGGTCTCTCCATGATAACCTTATGGAAGCAATTCGGGCAAGCAGCATAAAGCAGTTAAGGCGGGTAAGCAAGGGGTCCTATTTCAGTAAATGATGGTGGCTCAGATGCAGCACAAGCTTAACTAAttttagtatatatatatatttaattaaaaaaaaaaaaaaaaaagagttcttagaAAGGTGAGCATAAGAAGGCACTTGGGGGGAGGGTTTCCTCTGAGTGGGCTTTTCTCAGCACGCTGATATCTGTTCAACTGTGATTTTGACAGAAAGTGGGGAACTTTCCCAGGTTCAGGCTGGTTGCGGGAGATGGTGTGTAGCGGGGGGCTCTTGGAGGTGTGTCCCTGGTAGGAGTTTTGCCATCCAGACTGTACAGCAAATGTAACGAACGCCCTCCCCGCTCCCCTTTCATAGGTTGAGGTGCCAGAAGCCCTTCGGTGAAagcctgggcagcaggaggagcaAAGCGCTGCGGTGGTCGAGCGGAGGCTACTCGTCTGGTCACTGCTGGTAACATAGACTGTTTAGCAAGCTGCTGTCAAAGTGCATTCTTAGTTTCAAacaatttctcttttatttcaaagaaataaacCTGCTAAATACAAAAGAATGCTTTAAGGATACATTTACCTGGTAATCTGTAAAtatggaaataattttcttttttatttaatgagATTTCTATTGAGAAATTGCTGCTCATTGAGATATTCTTTTCAATATCTGATTGCACATCACTGGACAAGTTCTTCACACTGAGATGTAATAGTTTATCAGCCTGtggtttcttcttatttttttctgtttttttccatgaATTTACAATAAATGTGGTTTGAAGCTTTCAAGCAGACACATAGTCCTGGCGTTCTGTGAGTGAAAACCTACCAGATTTTTGTGTCAAGTTAATGAGCATCAGGGAAGTTCCCTGGGAAAGAACCTGAGATCTTTCTCAGCTGCAGTTGTCAAGTCTGCACATAGGATAGTACCTGAGCCCATATATTACTGAAGTTTCATACTAACATGGGAAAAAATGGTTCATAAGGCTATGTACAACTAAAATTAAGCTGTGGGCCGTGTCAGGTCACTGGTGTTGCGTATCAGGTCCTAAACCTTGGTCTAACAGAAGGGGACATGGGTGATGAATAAAGCTGCAGTTCATGTTGACTTAAAGGTTAAAAATTACTGTGGATATTTTAAGGATGCAGCAGAATTATTCAACCGAGATCCATTCAGCACAAATGCACGCTGCTGTATCTAGGCAGAGCTAACCCCAGTGCAGACATTCAGTCAGTCAGAGAAACCTGAAGAGCAGTTTAGCATTCAGGTGGAAAAAGACTTTCATATAATATCAGTTGAACAACAAGCAGAGTGTGAACTGTCAATATGATATGGTGGAAGCAGAGCCAATATCATTTGGAGCTGCATGGCTGGAGGTATCACATCACAGGCAATGGCACGAATAACCCTTCTTCATGTAGTACCAGACATCTCCCTCTCGTCACATCAGCTGTGGTTCTGGGCGCTTCAGCTAGTGCAAAGGCAGCGACAACGTGAAGAAAACTGATCGGTGGCCAAAATGATGAAAGGCAAGAGGAGACACATGTTTTGAAGCACTACTAAAAATATTAGTTTGCTCATTCCAACAATAAAGAACAGAATTAGTATTTCTTTTCCATAAAACCACATCAAGGAGAATTACTTAAGGTTACCCAACACTGCAATGGTACTGAAAAAATACAGGTAAGCTTGTAGCTAGAAGTGTTAATGAGACAGATTTCCCTAGAAAGAGGAATGAATTACTGGAGGGAATTGAAGCGTAATGGAGAGGGGATCCATTAGTGAATTGTCAGGAATGTTACTGTTATGGCAAGTAAGTGGTGAAGATACtgtttttgcttttgtatttattGACTAAAACTTATCAAAAGCAATTTATAACCAATGGGAAGACTTTGCaacattttttcctcttgcctcaggATCCCAACAACTCATGAGTGTTTCTAGGCCCAGTGTCACAGGACATGTGGTATGTACAATTAGTCTTTAGCTGATTTTATAACCGTATAGGCTCCCATAGCAGAAAAATCAACCTATGGTCACTCTCCCATGAGCGAATGGAAGCTGGAGCTTGGGATGTTCTGAGGACAGAAGTAATGCTGGAATGTAGACCGCAGTCAAGAGACCTGTGACCTTGTTCCTGATAGCTTTGTGAAGGATGAGCAACAGCAAAATGTTTAATCAAATGCCAGAAGCAGCTGAGCAATTACAAGGGAAAATGAAAGATATGGAGGGAACTCAAGGAAAGCACAATGGAGAGGATTTGGAGGAAGACAAGTAGATGTTTAAAAATACTAAAAGCAAGCCTTTAAGGAAAGAGAGAGGTGAGAAGTGAGGAAACTATCTGTACGGGAGGTGAAAATTGATATAGAAAGAGATGAATTAAGAAAATGAATACTGAAAAgtggcagatgagaagagaggagaatgtggaagaagaaaacctagaaaaaggaaaaaaggaaggtaaGATTCATCTTTCAGGTCAGTAGGAGCTTCTGTAGTTACTGTTTTGCAGAAGGAGCAATGGGCACAGCCTTTGTGAAGGCTCGGCCGGAGCTGCTGATTGCGGTTGCTGACAAGTGGCTGATGGGTCCTCTCTGGTGCTGGGGACCACTCTGATGGTGGAGATTAGTATTTCAGCTAAAATGTAAAGTCATGGAAGCAGCGGTCCTGTGGGGTTATTTAAGGTCCCGCAGCACACATGAAACATCAGTCCTGCACCTTAGCCAAAGTCTAATCTGGGTAATTACCTTCTGCCTACATAAATTTCTCACTTGGAGACATTTCAAGGCCTGTCTCCTATTTGCAGAGCCACGAGGAAGAGTCCTAGGAAACACCTTGTCAAGGTTTTGATGCCCTGCTGAAGGGAAAGGCAGCCTCTTCCCGCCTCAGGTGGGGGTCAGCCCTGCTGCCAACAGCACCAAGTTCCCTCCAGGATGCTTCTGAGGACCAATCTCCTTTCCTCTTGAATAGTCAAGAAAGCTCTGTATGACAACAATATGAAACCCCTCTGGGAGGTACTGTGCCACCTTCCCAGACTGGAGGATGGTTTAGCAGGAGTCAGGAGGTGCCCCAGGTTCCTGCCTGTGGAACAAAGACCTGCAACTGTGCATTTTCCCGGGGGCCTAGGGCCTGCCTGTAAGCTCAGTTTACTTTCCGTACCCTTCCCTTGAGTCACAGGGAGGCAAAACACCTCCTTGGAAGGCCTGACTGCCTCTTGTTTGACCTGTAAGGAAGGTGGCCCTTGGGGCAGCTCCTGCACATCCAGTGCTATGTCCCCATCAGTGCTGGATGTGGAGTGTGGACAAGGGAGCCTGGGATGCAGGTATGGTCCTTGTTTGGACTCACAGGGCTCCTTGCAGTGGGCAGCCATCCACCTTCTCCCAAACACCAGTCAGAGAAACAAGCATATCAAAATCTGTCACAATGAATTGGTCAGCAACAAAAGAGCTGCTAAGGATAAGCCAGTGCTTGCTGTCACCGAAGAGGAAAATGGACAGGAGAGAACAATGGGTTATAACGTCTTTAGGAACAGCCTGTATGTCCTTAGAACATTATTTATTTCCTCACGAGTTGCAGAAATGACCAGCCCATTGAAGAGCAGAATACTGTATCTTCTCAAGGAAGAAAACCAGCGAAGCCTGCGTCCATGTTTACACTCAGTCAACTCTCTCCCATGAGTGTTCCTCCGAATTCGGGCTGGGGGGGAATGGGTACTGCACAGACCACACAAGCTTCACACCGTGGTTGAGACTGACAGGGGGCCATCCCGCCGcccccccagctgccctgccCCATGTGCCACTGCGGCCCTTCCCCATAACACGCATCCATGTGAGCACCCATGCTGGATAACACAGTGTGAAAGAGCTGACCTACTGAAGCACCAGAAATATCAGAGTTTGTTACCTATAATTCCAGTATTTGGCCATTTATTTTGTGCCTTGTCACCCAGGGAAGTGTCTGAGCTTATAGAAAGAGCGGGAGCTCATAAAAGCCCAATAGATTTTTATTTCCATGTGTTCTGGAAGTTTCCTGCCACATGTTGAGCCCCCTGTTAGATGTTCTGGACAGTGACCCATGTTGCTCTGCAACTGGGGGCTTAGCTGGGGTAGAGGTGCTggtctggcagccctgcagaggtGCTTCCTTCCCAGCAAACAGGGCAGATGGCCAACATGGCTTCTTCCAggtgaagccacatgcatttCTGGAGGTCAGGTGTTCTGCACACAGCCGGGAAGCCGGAGGAGCTGGTGCATCTCAGTCTCAGCATGGCGTGGTGGGATGAGGATGTCCTGGGCCCTGGGAGGCTGTGAGGcgaaggggagcaggaggttaTGGCCAAGGTTTCTCCTTGCCCACACACCAGCACAATACAGGCACAACCCTCCCAGCACAGAGGAGAAGCTGTGGGTTTTTAAGACCTCCACACCACTACTCATAGTTTCCTCAGAGGTTCATCAGATATATGGAAGTAATGATTAAGGCAGAGCAGCTCCACAGCCAAAACAGAACTTGCCTGTAGGTTGTTTAGAGAGTAACACATCCTAACTACCATGAGTTAGCTATGGAAGGGGGTACCTGCAATACTTGGATCGAAGGGAAGAGATAGCACCAAGAACTGTTCCCAGGTGCAGGcccaagagaaagaggaagagtgtGTACAATTCTGGTAACTAATGGCCAGGAAAATTGTTTTGAGTTGTAAGAGGGGCAAAAAATGACGGGGATAACTGAGCAactggagaggctggagagcaagtGGTGGGATCAATCTAGCCAAACAAAATCACAAAAGGATTTCACCTCATGTCTATAAATACTGAAAAAGGGAGAGAGCCATTCAGCTACAGGACACTGttagcagcagaaaaaaagaaaggacagaaaTCATCCATTACTGCATTTGGATCAGAAATTAGAATAAATTTCCTAACTCATAGAACAAGAAGGTTCCCATTAAAAAGGAATGAGCAAATTCATCAACTTACTGTTAAAAGAATGCAAGAATCTTGTGAAAAGGATTGTATGGTGTAGAGCTTTCAGCAGCAGAAACCTGAAACTGGTAACGCTTGATTTTCAAACCCATGCAAGTCAGATATAACTTTAGAAAAAGACTCACATGGAAGACAAAGTCTTCTACTAGATGGCGGCTAAATACCATTTATGCTTGATACCAGCAGGAACCAAATACAAGAGTGAGTAGAATTTGGTTCATATCTTGATAAGCCCAGCATCTTACTACAAATTGTAGGAGATTTTTACAACTTTCAGTATTATTCTGGATTGCAGTTTCTAGCAAAAGCCAGAACATGTATCCCAGAGCCAAAACTGGAGGTTATGTCTGAGGCTGTGCTTCTGCTATTTGCGCACTTTCGAGTGAA
Proteins encoded in this region:
- the LMOD2 gene encoding leiomodin-2; protein product: MSTFGYRRELSKYEDIDEDELLASLTEEELKELERELEDIEPDRNLPVGQRQKSLTEKTPTGTFSREALMAYWERETKKLLEKERLGACDKDSEQEDDNSEDIQEEYFTESNSEVSEEACTEEDDDEEVEEEENEEEDEEDSDDEEEEKENAAAGERSEDGRSSDHIRRKKCNGAKDNENLLNGHDGKDADNLSLKSSAIHPCGNPTVIEDALEKVRSNDPDTTEVNLNNIENITSQMLIHFAQALRDNTVVKSFSLANTHADDNVAIAIAGMLKVNQHITSLNIESNFITGKGVLAIMRALQNNKVLTELRFHNQRHIMGSQVEMDIVKLLKENTTLVKLGYHFDLPGPRISMTSILTRNMDKQRQKRMQEQRQQDSGCDGATNPKTKVLQKGTPRSSPYVSPKNSPWSSPKLPKKAPPVKSQPPAPAPPPPPPPPPPPPPPPVIPEKKAPTRNIAEVIKQQESSKKALQNGQKKKKGKKSKKHENSILKEIKDSLKSVSDRKSEEGSRPSTRPSTPQRSLHDNLMEAIRASSIKQLRRVEVPEALR